Proteins encoded within one genomic window of Balaenoptera musculus isolate JJ_BM4_2016_0621 chromosome 12, mBalMus1.pri.v3, whole genome shotgun sequence:
- the LOC118905453 gene encoding LOW QUALITY PROTEIN: retinoic acid early transcript 1E-like (The sequence of the model RefSeq protein was modified relative to this genomic sequence to represent the inferred CDS: inserted 1 base in 1 codon) translates to MVLPVITLDKRETRDKDTLELRGEDGLWTVQDASLCGDTDPRTLQVKLCCQREAERCTGASLDFSINRHTALLDAMNVNRTVVNPEXTGVKEEWENQEVAECSRKISTGDCSHWFREFLAHWENMLEPEPMEPSLNAPDNDQSASIQLIEWIIPLIFTCFVLIGFVVMKLTKKSGPTAAVPSSDVSSLDQEKVEMLDQPLVEKTDP, encoded by the exons ATGGTCCTGCCTGTCATCACACTGGACAAAAGGGAGACCAGGGATAA AGACACACTTGAGCTACGGGGGGAGGACGGGCTGTGGACAGTCCAGGATGCTTCTTTGTGTGGGGACACAGATCCGCGCACCCTGCAGGTCAAGCTGTGTTGTCAGCGCGAAGCAGAGCGATGCACTGGTGCATCCTTGGACTTCAGCATCAACAGACACACAGCCCTCCTTGACGCGATGAACGTGAACCGGACAGTCGTCAATCCTG CCACAGGGGTCAAGGAGGAGTGGGAGaaccaggaagtggcagagtgtTCTAGGAAGATCTCAACAGGAGACTGCAGTCACTGGTTTAGAGAATTCCTAGCACACTGGGAGAACATGCTGGAACCAGAGCCCATGG aaCCATCATTAAATGCCCCAGATAATGACCAGTCTGCATCCATCCAATTAATTGAATGGATCATCCCATTGATTTTCACCTGCTTCGTCCTAATTGGCTTCGTCGTCATGAAACTTACGAAGAAATCAGGGCCCACAGCAG CCGTTCCATCATCTGATGTTTCTTCCCTGGACCAGGAGAAGGTGGAAATGTTAGACCAACCCTTGGTGGAAAAAACTGACCCTTGA